The genome window ATGGACGCCCAGATCATAAGCCTTCAACTGGAATTCGTGATAGTTGTACCCGGAAAGCAATATAATTTTGACGGATAACCCATATTGATCTTTCAATCTTCGCACAACCTCAAAACCATCAAGCTGGGGCATGCGGATATCCATGACAACAACATCTGGTCGCAACGTCTCTACTTCGGACAAGAAAAGCAAAGGATCGCTGAAAGTCTTCAGTACCTTTATGCCTGGTTCGCGGGTTAAGCGGTTGTTGAGACCTTCCATGACCAGGGGGTGATCATCAAGCAGGACGACTGTAATAGGTTCGCTCATTGTTCAATAGCTCCTTTGGTTAAAGGCAAACGAATGTTGATTGAGGTTCCTTTGCCAAGGATGGAATGTATAGTGAATTCACCACCGAGGTGCTGAATGCTGCTTTGTATGGAGATCAAACCGAAGTGCCCAGTTTCAGTGTCGAATGTGGTATGAACATTAAATCCCAAGCCGTCATCCTTTACTTGTAGAATCAAATCATGATCCTTCGTATGTACCTGAATGGAGCAAAACGATGCCTGTGCGTGCTTCATCACATTCATAATAAGTTCACGGATCGTCCGAAAGACGGTGGACTTCAGAGGTTCTTGCTTCAACTCTTCAGCGAGGGCGTTGTAACTCAGCTCCATCCTGATGCCACTTTGCATTTGAAGTGTACGGATGAGCCATTGCAACGCTTCTTCCAGTTCGCTCCGATCCATAATATGAGGGTAGAGATCATCACACAGTTGGCGAATATCTTTCTGTGAAGCATATAGGCACTCCAGCCAAACAGCCGTTTGATCAGCATTGGTTTCTCCGGTATTATGAAATTCCTCCAGATCACGAGACAGGAAGATTAGGTTTTGAAGCAGTTGATCATGAAGGAAATAAGAGGTTTTCATACGCTCTGCCTGCTGTGCTTCCATCATAATATGATTGAACTTCCGATGACGGCTTATCTGGTGTTCATGAAGAGCTGTCTGATCTACATGGTGTTCATATCGCTTCTGCAGATCGGATAAGAGTCTGCCATTGACGAGCATCCGAATCGCTTCCAGTCTGCCTTTATCAATGATATCCTGCTCTTCTGCTGAGAAAAGGGTTCGATTTTCTTTGTGACCAATGCCCAGAAATCCTAACATCTCCGTCGCTGGTTCACCTGACAGCTCCCAAATCTGTGCCAAATCATACTTCTGTCGTAACACTTCAATATCCAATGCCTCGTTATCGATATTCTGTATGGAAGCAAAAACCCCTGTACCTTCCTGAGAATATCTGTGCTTATCATCAATCCATATCACAATTACGCCTTCAATATCCAGCATCTTGTGGAACATCTCGGCAAACACGTGGATCATGTCTCGCATGTTTTGCTGCTCAGCCATTCGCACAGTCAATCGCAGTTGCTGGTGTTCCAGCCAGTCCTTATTGAGTTTGTTTTTCTTACGTGAGCGGGTGAGCGTGTACTGATACACCCAAGTGATCAGCATAAACGAGACGAACAGCCAGCTGATATGAATTAATGTTTCCAGGTGAGAAGCAGTCAGAAATAGTAAAAATAAGATCAGCATATATAGTCCATGAATCATCAATCTTGGCATAACCAGTTTGAAATCAAGCATACTCCGTTGTACAAGTACATAAGTGAACATCCATGATAAAGGCAGGAATCCAATTAATGTGTACTCTACAGGAAGTAAAGGTTCACCTTGAAGCAGGGTTGGAATGGCAAAGCAGATGATAAAGGGAATCAAACTAATAATAATTCCCGTTAACATGAGCAATAGCTGGTTCTGTTCCTTGCGATTGTAGCTTTTACGATTAACCCATGTCATCCAGATTAAGATCAGAAGGGTTCCGCAAAGAATAAAGTTAAGCAGATTGGTTGGACCAGACGGTGCAACAGGGGTGCTAACGATGCTAATGCCTGGATTGAACTGAACATCGGTCATCATCCACTGCTTGATGTATAGAAATACTAGGCATGTAGAATAAGCAATCGCAATTCCTCTGCTGATGATTAATAACCACCGGAAACGATGCAGACGGGTGCGAAATACAAAAGACACATAAAATGCGGTTAGACAGTAAGGTAACCATGCCGCACAAAAGGCGAGAATATAATTAGATATAGGCAACTGGGAAGTATATATCGTCAGTATACATAAGGCCATGGACAGGTTAAGCAGGTAGAACAGACGCATCACTCGTGAACCGGGTTGGTTAAACAAAGCGTAGCTTCCGGTCAACAACAGCAATAATTCTACAGTGGATGAGAAGCCGATGTTGAACCATTCACGTAATCCAGGCTTCATTGTATGTTCGACTGCCTGACCGCGAGAATTCTCAATACCAATGGTGTAGGCTTCAGTCACTAAGAATTCACCTTTTTGATGGAGTAATCGGACTGCTCCTTTGGATTCCAACGAGATAACAGTGTCACTCGATCTAATCCCGGATGTATATGCTAAACCTTGCGGATCTACATCATGTACTGCCCAGGAATTAGAGGCATTTGGTGTTAACGAAAGACCGATATAAGGATTTAAAAATGAAGAGATATGGATATACGTGGCTGTCAGTATAAAGCACAACATCGTGACAAACCAAACAGAACCAAATTTATATGTGGTGACTCTATGCAATGAATTTCTTAATCCCATGCGAGTAATCATCCGTTCTTATGATGTGTATCATTGGTATATGATGTAAAAAAGCAAGCCATGAAGCAATGTCATGGCTTGCCGTGCATCACTCTATGTTAATGTAGCAGAGTGCCTAACATTTTGTACATCAAAACTGATGATTCCTGTCTGAGCATAGGCTGCTTCGATCTATAATCCACAGCACCGCTGCTGGATATGGATACTTCCGGACCGTAGAGACCTAAAGCGACTACAAATTGAACACCTTCTTTAGCCCAACGATCCTGTGAACCGGCAAGATTGGCAGTTACGGCAGGTGCACCAAGTAGTTGTTGAGCCGTTCTCGAAATAATCACCGCGGCCTCTTGCCTTGTGATAGCTTGGTCAGGATGGAACAATCCACGGGTATTTCCTTGCACAATACCCAGTTCAAGGGCGGTTTGAATGTAGGCGGCATAGGGACTTGATTGGGCGTCTTTAAATT of Paenibacillus sp. FSL R5-0517 contains these proteins:
- a CDS encoding ATP-binding protein, translated to MTEAYTIGIENSRGQAVEHTMKPGLREWFNIGFSSTVELLLLLTGSYALFNQPGSRVMRLFYLLNLSMALCILTIYTSQLPISNYILAFCAAWLPYCLTAFYVSFVFRTRLHRFRWLLIISRGIAIAYSTCLVFLYIKQWMMTDVQFNPGISIVSTPVAPSGPTNLLNFILCGTLLILIWMTWVNRKSYNRKEQNQLLLMLTGIIISLIPFIICFAIPTLLQGEPLLPVEYTLIGFLPLSWMFTYVLVQRSMLDFKLVMPRLMIHGLYMLILFLLFLTASHLETLIHISWLFVSFMLITWVYQYTLTRSRKKNKLNKDWLEHQQLRLTVRMAEQQNMRDMIHVFAEMFHKMLDIEGVIVIWIDDKHRYSQEGTGVFASIQNIDNEALDIEVLRQKYDLAQIWELSGEPATEMLGFLGIGHKENRTLFSAEEQDIIDKGRLEAIRMLVNGRLLSDLQKRYEHHVDQTALHEHQISRHRKFNHIMMEAQQAERMKTSYFLHDQLLQNLIFLSRDLEEFHNTGETNADQTAVWLECLYASQKDIRQLCDDLYPHIMDRSELEEALQWLIRTLQMQSGIRMELSYNALAEELKQEPLKSTVFRTIRELIMNVMKHAQASFCSIQVHTKDHDLILQVKDDGLGFNVHTTFDTETGHFGLISIQSSIQHLGGEFTIHSILGKGTSINIRLPLTKGAIEQ